In Cyclopterus lumpus isolate fCycLum1 chromosome 2, fCycLum1.pri, whole genome shotgun sequence, the genomic stretch GCCCCCTGGCCTCTCTCTGGTCTCGGTCCTGTCTATGGTGGCCTGCAGCTTCCAGGTTTTCGCCGCCGTCCTTTTGACATGCAGGTACGGTGGGCAGGGCTCTACAGAGGAAAGGTGGGTCCTGCTGTGGCTCTTCTATGACGTCATCGTCCACCTGACCCTGGTAGGACCAATCAGGACCAGTTTCCCCTTATCATTTGTCTCATctgtttaattgtttatttgttgtttattattgagTAACTGATTGTTGTTTATAATTTTAGCTTGTTATTGGCctcattgtttattgttttttccaCAGGAAGGTCCATTTGTTTACATGTCTCTTGTGGGAACGGTGGAGATGTCTGAAGGTCCGCTGGCTGAACTCTGTGAGTTTAACATCCTTTGTAAAGTAGTATTCACATGAATATGTAAAGTAGTATTTACATGTCATACTTCTCCTACTGTACTACATTTACAGTAAGTAAGTACTACATTCCTGCTTTAGTAATTGTAATCTCCCTCTCTAGGGAAGGAGTACAGTAAAGCTGATCGTCGTTGGCTGATTTCTGATCCGACGATCGTCTCCATAGAAATTCTGACTGTTGTCCTCGACTCTCTACTTGGGTTACTACTGATACACGCAGTACTGAAGGACaaatactacaggtactactacaaCATGTACTACAGGCTGGACTCTACTTGGGTTACTACTACAGGTATTAatctcgttccaccactgaggaaaCAAACAGTATTGATTTTATTGAGtgattagctcgcagtgacggagtcaCAAGCCAATTGGTAAATGCCGAGTGGAGTgaatactccaggtaatactccaggtaatactccaggtaatacgACTACATGTGTGCTTCCAGACACTTCCTGCAGGTCTCTCTGAGCGTGTGCGAGCTGTACGGAGGCTGGATGACGTTCTGTCCCGATTGGCTGCTGGGCAGTCCTCACCTGGACACGTCCAACTGGCTCTACCTGTGGGTCTACCTGGTCTTCTTTAATGGGGTCTGGGTCCTGGTCCCGGTTATGCTGCTGGTCCAGTCCTGGTTCTCTCTGAGGAGACTGCACAGACTCAGATCAGACGACGATGTAATAAAgaagaagatgtagagactccTCTTTAAATGTGAACATTATTGATTTATAATTAAAGGACCGTGATGACTTTCAAATCAGACTGTTTTCAGCCTTGTGATGTCACACCTTCATCATTGTTTAATAGAACTTCTTTAGGAAACATATTAATCAATACCtgacattgattgattgattaagaTAGTGAATTTGTGTGAGAgaactttctttttaatgatctaacaaacacaaagtcaatcatcttaatatatttattatttcatcttTACACAAAAAcaggtttattttaaatacatattgtgagtttcaacaacaaaccaaactcctcctcctcctcatgtcttCTTGATGAGCTTGCTGATGGACATGAAGGCCTGCTGGAGGCCGAGTCCCTGCAGAGCGCTGCACGCCTGGATCTCCCACAACCGGTCCTCATGACTGGGGAGATCCAGCTGGTTGGAgatctgaggaggagaagaacaagtTTGGTTTGTTCTGAATTGAACTGGTTTGATCTGAGAGGAAATGGTTCTCCTACCTCCCGGATGGTCATGGAGTTGGGCAGGTCCTTCTTGTTGGCCAGAACCATCAGCGGAACTCCTCGTAGCTTCTCCTCATTCAGGATCTTCTTCAAGATCTTCTGGGCCTCCGGCAGTCGGCCCGGATCACTGCTGTCCACCACAAACACCAGAGCCTTACAGTCGTCCAGGTAGTACCTGAAGACAAAGAATAGGGGTtagtctgtctgcctgtctgtctcactgctgtcCACCACAGACACCAGAGCCTTACAGTCGTCCAGGTAGTACCTGAAGACAAAGAATAGGGGTtagtctgtctgcctgtctgtctcactgctgtcCACCACAAACACCAGAGCCTTACAGTCGTCCAGGTAGTACCTGAAGACAAAGAATAGGGGTtagtctgtctgcctgtctgtctcactgctgtcCACCACAGACACCAGAGCCTTACAGTCGTCCAGGTAGTACCTGAAGACAAAGAGTAGGGCTtagtctgtctgcctgtctgtctcactgctgtcCACCACAGACACCAGAGCCTTACAGTCGTCCAGGTAGTACCTGAAGACAAAGAGTAGGGCTtagtctgtctgcctgtctgtctcactgctgtcCACCACAGACACCAGAGCCTTACAGTCGTCCAGGTAGTACCTGAAGACAAAGAATAGGGGTtagtctgtctgcctgtctgtcttccttGTGTTTACCTCCAGTTGGCTCTCATGCTCTTCTGTCCTCCGACGTCCCACACAGTCAGAGATGTCTTCTTGTCCAGATCCAGAGATCCCACGTTGAATCCAATGGTTGGAGATGTTTCCATCACCTGAAGGTTAACATACAATTATATTCACACATGGACACTCTGATATTCACACGTTCATATTCACAAGTTAGACACTGGGATTCACTCCTGTTAAACACCTGTTGAGACTCACCTGTCCTGTCAGCAGTCTGGCCAATAGAGTTGACTTTCCCGCCGAGTCCAAACCCATCAGGACcacctgaacacacaaacacatctgttAAAGTTCTGGTTCACTTCACTGATTAGCAACTGTCATCAGCATCAGGTGGCTGAGACAGGTGTCGGTCAGGTGAGTTTAATGTTCAGATGATTTAAAGAGTGATTTACCTGAGGAGAGTTGGAGCTCTGAGTCTGACCCATCActcgtctttcttcttcttcagctgtaATGCAATGTGAGTAACGTCACCCTTCAGACTGACTGCTCTGAGCCTGACTGAAACTCACCTGTCAAACCtctctcaggtgtgttcaggttcagtCAAGCAATCGGCCAATAGGAGAGCAGCATCCAATGAAAGCGGGTTATGTGACAGCGGACCGGTCTGACTGCATCAGAGGTGGGTGGAGGCAGCATTTAACCACTTACTCACATTTTaccacaaagaagaagaggtttGAATTATTTGGGTTGAATAAACTTtaaacattcacattgacaacatttctattgacaacattcacattgacaacattcacattgacaacattcacattgacaacatttccatt encodes the following:
- the ebpl gene encoding emopamil-binding protein-like isoform X1, whose amino-acid sequence is MHASVSLYIMIFRIIIKSKWHLFFALNGSPAEVYWSLLGSTGSVGGCGVREWGVLLKSQWDGSGRGLEPTQPINTCGPHLHSVVLILHAEYCVCVSRILPQSPTSPTCTGWRPQMDSVAPPGLSLVSVLSMVACSFQVFAAVLLTCRYGGQGSTEERWVLLWLFYDVIVHLTLEGPFVYMSLVGTVEMSEGPLAELWKEYSKADRRWLISDPTIVSIEILTVVLDSLLGLLLIHAVLKDKYYRHFLQVSLSVCELYGGWMTFCPDWLLGSPHLDTSNWLYLWVYLVFFNGVWVLVPVMLLVQSWFSLRRLHRLRSDDDVIKKKM
- the ebpl gene encoding emopamil-binding protein-like isoform X2: MQVRWAGLYRGKEGPFVYMSLVGTVEMSEGPLAELWKEYSKADRRWLISDPTIVSIEILTVVLDSLLGLLLIHAVLKDKYYRHFLQVSLSVCELYGGWMTFCPDWLLGSPHLDTSNWLYLWVYLVFFNGVWVLVPVMLLVQSWFSLRRLHRLRSDDDVIKKKM
- the arl11 gene encoding ADP-ribosylation factor-like protein 11, whose translation is MGQTQSSNSPQVVLMGLDSAGKSTLLARLLTGQVMETSPTIGFNVGSLDLDKKTSLTVWDVGGQKSMRANWRYYLDDCKALVFVVDSSDPGRLPEAQKILKKILNEEKLRGVPLMVLANKKDLPNSMTIREISNQLDLPSHEDRLWEIQACSALQGLGLQQAFMSISKLIKKT